The Raphanus sativus cultivar WK10039 chromosome 2, ASM80110v3, whole genome shotgun sequence genome includes a region encoding these proteins:
- the LOC108840845 gene encoding uncharacterized protein LOC108840845 yields MENIFLIAGGSRRTRRAMKSKNPQEKRSNSNPNSISDNKFSCKKHTKHRQSPGICSLCLAERLSKVSLEYNSYTKNAAPTASSYCSSTSSSTSVLSYYSSSSVSCSSPLQYRYREKKKDGKKHSFLFRLLLGSIVD; encoded by the coding sequence atggaaaacaTCTTCCTCATCGCCGGTGGatcaagaagaacaagaagagcaATGAAATCAAAGAACCCTCAAGAAAAGAGATCAAATTCCAATCCCAATTCCATTTCAGACAATAAGTTCTCATGCAAGAAGCACACGAAACATAGACAGTCTCCTGGAATCTGTTCCTTATGTCTCGCTGAGAGGCTATCTAAGGTATCTCTAGAGTACAACAGCTACACTAAGAACGCAGCTCCAACGGCGTCTTCTTACTGCTCATCAACATCATCTTCCACATCGGTCTTGTcttattattcttcttcttcggtcTCTTGTTCGTCTCCATTGCAATATCGgtacagagagaagaagaaggatgggaAGAAACATAGCTTTTTGTTCAGATTATTGCTCGGATCCATCGTAGATTAG
- the LOC108841728 gene encoding blue copper protein: MANLSIVGCLAIIFFTVAAPASSATHSVEWSLGEDYSSLATGKPYAIGDTIVFNYGAGHTVDEVSESDYKSCTLGNSISSDSSGTTSIALKTAGSHYFICAIPGHCTGGMKLSVNVGAASSSDGGSDSGGSTTPKTTPSPTTESRKAAPTASATAVLEPFKALVVTCVVVLLYALVLS, encoded by the exons ATGGCAAACTTGAGTATTGTTGGTTGCCTTgccatcatcttcttcaccgTTGCTGCACCTGCCTCCTCAGCCACTCATTCTGTCGAATGGTCGCTTGGGGAGGACTATAGCTCCTTGGCTACCGGGAAACCTTATGCCATTGGCGATACCATCG TGTTCAACTACGGTGCGGGTCACACGGTGGACGAAGTGAGTGAAAGTGACTACAAAAGTTGCACATTGGGGAACTCAATTTCTTCCGACAGTAGCGGAACCACAAGCATAGCTCTCAAGACAGCTGGCTCTCACTACTTCATTTGCGCTATCCCCGGCCACTGTACCGGCGGCATGAAGCTCTCTGTCAATGTAGGTGCAGCATCCTCTTCAGACGGTGGCAGTGACAGTGGTGGCAGTACCACCCCGAAAACTACACCTTCTCCAACCACAGAGAGCAGGAAGGCTGCTCCTACCGCTTCTGCCACTGCTGTGTTGGAGCCGTTCAAGGCTTTGGTTGTGACTTGTGTTGTTGTATTATTATATGCTTTGGTTCTTTCTtag
- the LOC108843576 gene encoding kinesin-like protein KIN-14Q, with protein sequence MEDCYDQCHDPLLATDASFSRAEEAATVSNSLTMTMADLVENDVEQSSPGLMESDQSSDPIVLNVEQSSPGLIGSEQSSDLIGLDGKLVLAFPLASPDLVNCGGSPDIPSYQDSPDVAKKLRFSTELSLENGIGRRRTPSVKFSAINQTFGFELSPASSFELPSPPGDYRESTTPVMSINSGSTTMDVTLDDVTFLKDEFFRGGETFTTDAVVGNEDGVFLYQTARVGNFAYKFQSLVPGDYFIDLCFAEIEFTDGPAGVRVFDVFIQEAKVISGLDLFSHVGANTPLVIADIRMLVGLEGELSIRLEGVTGTAILSGISIRKEATSTYVEDTGMLAMKGKTDTVMFLPPQENVDCRTEEEIHEMSNDCEQQKKEIADMKRMVDQLKQENERKSRECKEALNSLRELQNELMRKSMHVGSLAFAVEGQVKEKSRWFSSLRDLTRKLKIMKMEQIKLLEEASTYKLLVQDINEFSSHIQSRVMQDAELHENLKAKFVAGEKERKELYNKILELKGNIRVFCRCRPLNFEEIEAGASMGIDVESTKNGEVIVMSNGFPKKSFKFDSVFGPNASQADVFEDTAPFATSVIDGYNVCIFAYGQTGTGKTFTMEGTPDNRGVNYRTLKNLFEITKERENRYSYEISVSVLEVYNEQIRDLLVPASQNASAAKRFEIRQVNEGNHHVPGLVEARVTSIEEVWDVLKTGSSARAVGKTTANEHSSRSHCIHCVMVKGENLLTGECTKSKLWLVDLAGSERVAKTEVQGERLKETQSINKSLSALGDVIYALANKSSHIPFRNSKLTHLLQDSLGGDSKTLMFVQISPNEKDNSETLCSLNFASRVRGIELGPAKKQLDNTELLKYKQMAEKWKQDMKVKDEQMRKMEETMLGLEAKVRERDTKNKALQDKVKELELQLLVERKLARQHVETKIAEQQMKQPYGDENNPSKRPPLATIPLGSIKSSNETSTSKETVNLSRPPLSASTTSSSHDLPTLPNGSVKHNDLMEKENNNPEMAERLQISKSTRRFSVCPKRILPPPAPRRSTLAPTPYFPITSTSPSRPHEKSGTSQVLRTSPKLLKSNGKMLSSILRRSMQKRMQMKPCQRQQPLRRVGINVGMEKVRLSIGSRGRLAHRVLLTNVRKAGLKETPVKQIQKEKERWI encoded by the exons ATGGAGGATTGCTACGATCAATGTCACGATCCACTTCTCGCAACCGATGCTAGCTTCTCTCGcg CTGAGGAAGCTGCTACAGTATCGAACTCACTGACTATGACAATGGCGGATCTCGTTGAAAACG ATGTTGAGCAATCAAGCCCAGGATTGATGGAATCGGATCAATCTAGTGATCCCATAGTGTTAAATGTTGAGCAATCAAGCCCAGGATTGATTGGATCGGAGCAATCTAGTGATCTCATAGGTTTAGATG GAAAACTCGTGTTAGCGTTTCCTCTAGCATCTCCAGATCTAGTCAACTGCGGCGGTTCACCTGATATACCTAGCTATCAAGATTCTCCAGACGTTGCTAAGAAACTCAGATTCTCCACTGAGCTTTCTCTAGAGAATGGAATCGGCCGCCGTAGAACTCCGTCTGTGAAGTTCTCAGCTATTAATCAAACCTTTGGATTTGAGTTGTCTCCTGCGTCTTCCTTTGAGTTACCTTCACCGCCTGGGGACTACAGGGAGAGTACAACACCTGTGATGAGTATTAACTCGGGTTCTACAACAATGGATGTGACTTTGGATGATGTGACTTTCTTGAAGGATGAGTTTTTCAGGGGAGGTGAAACTTTCACCACTGATGCTGTCGTTGGCAATGAAGATGGGGTTTTCTTGTATCAGACAGCTCGGGTTGGTAATTTCGCTTACAAGTTCCAGTCCTTGGTTCCTGGAGACTACTTCATCGACCTGTGTTTTGCTGAAATCGAGTTCACTGACGGTCCTGCCGGAGTTAGAGTTTTCGATGTATTTATTCAAGAAGCAAAG GTTATATCTGGTCTTGATTTGTTTTCGCATGTAGGAGCAAATACACCTCTTGTGATAGCTGATATAAGGATGCTCGTTGGTCTTGAAGGAGAGCTATCTATACGGTTAGAAGGAGTGACAGGAACAGCAATTCTATCTGGCATTTCTATTAGGAAGGAGGCAACAAGTACTT atgtTGAAGACACTGGAATGCTAGCAATGAAAGGAAAAACTGACACTGTTATGTTTCTGCCACCTCAA GAAAATGTAGACTGCAGGACGGAAGAAGAGATCCACGAGATGAGTAATGACTGCGAGCAGCAGAAGAAAGAGATTGCAGATATGAAGAGAATGGTTGACCAACTTAAACAAGAGAATGAAAGAAAGAGTAGAGAATGCAAAGAAGCATTGAATTCTCTCCGTGAGCTTCAAAATGAGCTAATGCGCAAGTCAATGCATGTTGGTTCGTTGG CCTTTGCTGTGGAGGGACAAGTCAAAGAAAAGAGCAGATGGTTCTCTTCACTAAGAGATTTAACAAGAAAACTGAAG ATTATGAAAATGGAGCAAATTAAGCTGTTGGAGGAGGCATCAACCTACAAATTGCTAGTCCAAGATATAAACGAGTTCAGCTCTCACATTCAGTCCAGAG TAATGCAGGACGCAGAATTGCATGAAAATCTCAAAGCCAAATTTGTAGCTGGAGAAAAAGAGAGGAAGGAACTATACAACAAGATACTAGAGCTTAAAG GAAACATCAGAGTCTTTTGCAGGTGTCGGCCCCTAaactttgaagaaattgaagCAGGAGCATCAATGGGAATTGATGTTGAGTCTACCAAGAATGGAGAGGTCATAGTCATGTCAAATGGGTTTCCCAAAAAAAGCTTCAAGTTCGATTCTGTTTTTGGTCCTAACGCTTCCCAAG CTGATGTTTTCGAAGATACTGCTCCTTTTGCTACGTCAGTTATTGATGGATATAACGTTTGCATCTTCGCCTATGGCCAGACTGGTACTGGGAAAACCTTTACCATGGAAGGAACTCCAGACAACCGTGGTGTGAATTATAGAACACTAAAGAATCTGTTTGAGATAACTAAAGAACGAGAAAACCGCTACAGTTATGAGATTTCGGTCAGTGTCTTGGAAGTTTACAACGAGCAAATAAGAGATTTGTTGGTCCCTGCTTCACAAAATGCATCTGCAGCAAAAAG ATTTGAGATTAGGCAAGTGAATGAAGGAAACCACCACGTACCAGGATTGGTTGAAGCACGCGTGACAAGCATAGAGGAGGTATGGGACGTGTTGAAAACAGGAAGTAGTGCAAGGGCTGTTGGGAAAACGACGGCTAATGAGCACAGCAGCCGATCTCACTG TATTCACTGCGTGATGGTAAAAGGGGAGAATTTGTTAACTGGAGAATGCACAAAAAGCAAACTATGGTTAGTTGATTTAGCAGGAAGTGAACGGGTTGCGAAGACAGAAGTGCAAGGAGAACGGCTCAAGGAGACCCAAAGCATCAACAAATCATTATCAGCTCTTGGTGACGTGATATATGCTCTTGCCAATAAAAGCTCTCACATTCCTTTCAG AAATTCAAAACTCACTCACTTACTTCAGGATTCTTTAG GAGGAGATTCGAAGACCCTCATGTTTGTACAAATCAGTCCCAATGAGAAAGACAACAGCGAAACACTATGCTCATTGAATTTTGCTAGCAGAGTTAGAGGTATAGAGTTGGGGCCTGCAAAGAAGCAGCTAGACAATACTGAACTCTTGAAATACAAGCAAATG GCTGAAAAATGGAAGCAAGATATGAAAGTAAAAGACGAACAGATGAGGAAAATGGAGGAAACGATGCTCGGTTTAGAAGCAAAGGTTAGGGAACGAGACACAAAGAACAAAGCCCTTCAAGACAAG GTTAAAGAACTCGAATTGCAACTGCTGGTAGAGAGAAAGCTGGCTCGTCAACATGTAGAGACCAAGATTGCTGAGCAGCAGATGAAACAACCTTACGGAGATGAAAACAACCCATCAAAGAGACCACCACTTGCAACCATACCGTTGGGAAGCATCAAGAGCTCAAACGAAACCTCAACTTCGAAAGAAACCGTGAATCTATCCCGACCACCACTCTCAGCGAGTACCACCAGCAGCAGCCATGACCTACCTACTTTACCTAACGGTAGCGTCAAGCACAACGACCTCATGGAGAAGGAGAACAACAATCCAGAAATGGCTGAGCGGTTGCAAATATCCAAGAGCACAAGGAGATTCTCCGTTTGTCCAAAACGTATTCTACCACCTCCAGCTCCAAGAAGGAGTACTCTTGCCCCAACGCCATACTTTCCAATCACATCAACTTCACCGTCAAGACCTCATGAAAAGAGCGGCACTAGCCAGGTGCTACGCACCAGCCCCAAGCTGCTTAAGAGTAACGGGAAGATGCTGAGCAGCATACTGAGACGGAGCATGCAAAAGAGAATGCAAATGAAACCTTGCCAGAGACAGCAGCCGTTGAGAAGAGTTGGTATTAATGTAGGGATGGAGAAAGTTAGGTTATCTATAGGAAGCAGAGGAAGGTTAGCTCACAGAGTTTTGCTAACCAATGTTCGTAAGGCTGGTTTAAAGGAGACACCAGTGAAGCAGATAcagaaggagaaagagagatggATTTGA
- the LOC108841729 gene encoding uncharacterized protein LOC108841729, with the protein MVCNFKLSWKQTLYVIIMHTLIVSSSFAALLFIKHNKIHLHRYQNLPGFLFLYLYVNLACAAFAVAGREPDSNSSDFPEEREPQGSIFFIAECLSHGFGLALLVFLLSIISPKLALCLGIPAAVYFIAATVYIWQYN; encoded by the exons ATGGTCTGTAATTTTAAGTT GTCATGGAAGCAAACATTATACGTGATCATCATGCACACACTCATAGTCTCGTCCAGTTTTGCAGCCCTCTTGTTCATTAAACACAACAAGATCCACTTGCATCGATACCAAAACCTTCCGGGATTTCTTTTCTTATACTTGTACGTCAATTTGGCCTGTGCAGCATTTGCGGTAGCCGGCCGTGAGCCAGATTCGAATTCCTCGGACTTCCCAGAGGAACGTGAACCACAGGGTTCAATTTTCTTCATAGCTGAATGTCTAAGTCATGGCTTCGGGCTGGCTCTCCTTGTCTTTCTCCTTTCTATTATTTCTCCCAAACTCGCACTTTGTCTTGGAATACCCGCTGCAGTGTACTTCATAGCCGCTACAGTTTACATCTGGCAGTATAACTAG
- the LOC130508467 gene encoding LOW QUALITY PROTEIN: defensin-like protein 7 (The sequence of the model RefSeq protein was modified relative to this genomic sequence to represent the inferred CDS: inserted 1 base in 1 codon), translating into MKMVQGQQMCEANSADFRGMCLRWRNCKQVCISEXFPDGRCEGFIRKCVCRKPCFLN; encoded by the exons ATGAAAATGGTTCAAGGACAACAAATGTGCGAAGCAAATAGCGCAGATTTTAGGGGAATGTGTTTGAGATGGAGGAATTGCAAACAAGTATGTATCAGTG AATTTCCTGATGGTCGATGCGAGGGATTTATCCGAAAATGCGTTTGCAGGAAGCCTTGCTTTTTGaattaa